A genomic region of Kribbella sp. NBC_00382 contains the following coding sequences:
- a CDS encoding helix-turn-helix domain-containing protein, whose product MLLRQVIGNVFRRLRRERGITLRELAEQAQVSVPYLSEIERGRKEPSSEILAAICRALNLELADLLAEVQFDLATAVRATLPVHLQTSSIRVTESAPQRVATSSPNAYSTSAQAFALVA is encoded by the coding sequence GTGTTGCTACGCCAGGTGATCGGAAACGTCTTCCGCCGGCTGCGGCGCGAGCGGGGCATCACCCTGCGCGAGCTAGCCGAGCAGGCCCAGGTCTCCGTGCCGTACCTCTCCGAGATCGAGCGCGGCCGCAAGGAGCCCTCCTCGGAGATCCTCGCGGCGATCTGCCGGGCCTTGAACCTCGAGCTCGCCGACCTGCTGGCCGAGGTGCAGTTCGACCTCGCCACCGCGGTCCGCGCCACGCTGCCCGTACACCTCCAGACTTCCTCGATCCGCGTCACCGAGTCCGCCCCGCAACGCGTGGCCACCTCCTCGCCGAACGCCTACTCCACCTCAGCCCAAGCCTTCGCCCTGGTCGCCTAG